In Vigna angularis cultivar LongXiaoDou No.4 chromosome 8, ASM1680809v1, whole genome shotgun sequence, the DNA window GGAAGGGAAGTAGAAATGCATAGCTACAGGTGGTGTGGTTCTATGCCCTCAACCGCCACAGCCACAACCACAACCGCAACCACCATGATTCGTAGGTTGTGCTGTTTGCAGAGCGTCTCTCCTTCCCTCCCTTTCTCTTCTGCTTCCACAACCACCAAGAAGCCCCTTGTCTTCTTGGGCGCACCTCAGGTCTCTCTCTGTCTCTCCGAGCACTCATGCTACCTTCTTCAACTTTTTCTGTTTCACTTCATTctctgcttttcaggtctccGCCATAGTCCTTGACACGCTTCTCAACGCTTCTGCTTCTCCACATTCTTTATTCGAGGTTTCTCATCCGATACACACGCCATTTTCTTGTAATTCAACGTTCATTCCATGTTTACACTGTGTATGCAATTCATCAGGTTGCGGCCATCGTGACTCAGCCACCTGCTAGAAGGGACAGGGGCAAGAAGCTCGCCCTCTCTCCCTTGGCCACTCATGCTCTTGACAGGGGCTTCTCCCCCGATCTCATTTTCACTCCCGATAAAGCTGGAGACGTACCTAGCTTTTCTATCCTATTCTGTTTATTGCGTTTCTTTTCCTAAATTTGCTTCTTTCTCATCCAATTCAATTCCTTCAGGATGTTTTCTTGTCAAATTTAAAAGCTTTGCAACCTCACCTGTGCATTACAGCTGCCTATGGCAATATATTACCTACCAAGTTTCTAGATATTCCTCCATTGGGTTTGTCACTCCCTCCTCTATTGCCAGCCATTCTATTGCTAAATCTTAAGACCTCTATGACACCTTTCCATTTGCAAATACCTCAGGAACAGTCAACATTCACCCTAGCATGCTGCCATTGTATCGTGGCGCTGCTCCTGTTCAAAGGGCATTGCAGGTTCCCCCCAATTATTTCGTCAATCCCTATATTCTCAATGTTTCTATTTCATTAACTTACTTTGCTGGTGGTTTATATTGATTTGTACACTAGGATGGTGTTAAAGAAACTGGAGTGTCATTAGCATTCACCGTTCGTGCTCTCGATGCTGGACCTATCATTGCTACTGAAACAATTCAAGTTGATGATCAAATAAAGGTATGTTTTCTCTTTGTCCGTCTCCGCTACAATTGGTATGAATGGAATGGAAATGCATCATCAGCcctttgatttatatatcaaagaAGATAAGTGTTTTTCCATATAATCTTTATCCTTCATTTGTAACCTAAATTTGAAATGTTTCTACTTCTGGTTTGGATATGTAAAATTGGTGCATATTATATCAAGGGTTACAATCTCCCTTAATTGTATTAATAGTATTTCAGGTTCGTGATTAGAACATACGTTAAAATTTTATGGGTTTAGCATTATGGATTGCCTATAATCATACCTGTCAACTTGTTTGGTAAAACTTACAAAGCTGGTATACTTTTTCTCCCTGCTTCTGACAAAACTTTAGATTTCTGTGTAGGCACCTGATTTGCTTGAGCTCCTCTTTCATAAAGGTATGATTGTTCCATTTTTGTCGTTCTGTGTACCTTTCTCTTGGTGATCTCTGTACTAAGTATTCTTATTTGGGCATTTTGATAGTGTTCTACACTGATTGAGTTCCTACCTTTATTTGACAAAACAGGATCTGAACTTTTGATTAGGGAACTTCCTTCGATACTTGATGGATCAGCAATATTAAAGGCACAACCTCAAGATGACTCTAAGGCTACATTGGCTCCTAAGGTATGTGAGCCTTGATTATGTTCACATGATTTCATTTAGCAGTTAGCTGTAGTTAAGTTAGAAAACCTGTGAATGTCAAAGATTGAATTGGTGATGGTTTGTATTACGTGCCTTTCTGTTCAGTGCAGTAAACATCCCATTATtcataaggaaaagaaaacactcGGGTATATACAAGGAGTTgctcattttttttctactctATGCAGATAAACTCAGATGAATCATGGCTATCCTTTGATGAAGAAGCATATGTTCTACACAATAAGGTAAACTTCTTGATCTTATCTGAAGGGCACAGTTGTGACATAAAACAATTTTAGGTTCGTGCCTTTTCAGGGTGGCCAGGAACTCGAGCAAGAGTGTTAGTGGTTGAGAAAAATGGTGAGCAGAAAACTTtggatattaaaattataaccACACGACTTAGCAGTCATGAAAGTGTGCAGTTCAATGAAGCAGAtgatgttgcatttgttgaCGGAGCGTTGTTATTTCCATGTGGAAGGGGTACCACAATTGAGGTACgtttttgtattatgtttgcACCACCTAGGTAGATGATGATGGGTGGAAACCAGTTACCTTTTGAAATTTATGACTGTATATATTCCCTTATGCTGAAGCTGCTGCttaataatatctttttctGAAAATCgctattaaatatatttcatgcACGAGTTTCCATAAAAAATGGGAAATTTCCGCCCTCTTGTTCTCATTTTGCCCAAGTACTCTTTGAAATTCTCTGACCGTCTTGCATCTTGGAATCAACAGGAAATGTATTTATCTATGAAATTAATGTCAACTATAAAAATGGAAACTCCTGTAACGCATTCAAGAGGCTTTTGTACTTTCTATGATTACGTGTTTGTCTCATCCAATAGGGATTGGATTCTATGATTGTAATTCTTGCCTGGCTAATGACAGTTGTGTTTTTTAAcagttttttaatataaatcttaCTTACCTTTTCaaaaaaagaattgaaacaaATAATATCAGATGAAAGAGCAGTGTCTTTGGGAATGCGAATTGTATATCCTCACTTTATTGAAAGAGCATTCGTACtagaaaatacaaaatcttcGAGTTTGAAATTACTTGCTTTCTGAGATACAGTTTAccagtgtttttcttttatatcacgAGGAGCAAGCATTAAGGAAGCACTTGCTCTTCAGTCTAAATAAGAACACTTTTTGTACACAAATTTAGTATAGGTATGAAAGCTCAAAATTCTTGCATGTCAAATATGCCTTTCTGAATCAGTGACACTAACTCTTTCAGGTATTGGAAGTTCAGCTTCCTGGAAAAAAGGCAGTAAATGCAGCTGCTTTCTGGAATGGACTGCGTGGGCAGAAGCTGAAGAAATTATGAGGGTGGTTTGTCAAACAAggcatattttaaattaatttttagctGTTTAGGAAATcgattttgttttgaaattatttaaatttttattttcatgttaaatttttttatttatgcgTTTTTCTTGactgattttatattttatcaagcTGTGCATTGTGTATGTGCTTTCCCACAATAGATTAACATATACTTATTTCAGCTAGCTAAATTACAAGCTCATTGCATATGAAAAGGTGGCACGGTGCAAGATTTATTTCTCTCACTTAAACAGATCTAACTATACAAAATTTGAGTGTTTGGATGGTGCGCATTACGGTTTTTCTTCTATCCCTTTCCATCTGTTTGATGTGGGTCTAAAGAAGAACAACTTTAAACTTTCGGTAGGCAACAAGCAATAACATATCGAGTAAATCATTGTGCCATTTGCTTTGGGATTGGATCCATAATCATTAATCAATATTATTCTTGCGGAAAGTATTAAACCATTTTCTTCCTTCCTCCCGCCGTTGCGCCgctcttttatttatatatttcaatcttaccaccattcttatctctttCGGACTTCAATA includes these proteins:
- the LOC108318947 gene encoding uncharacterized protein LOC108318947: MHSYRWCGSMPSTATATTTTATTMIRRLCCLQSVSPSLPFSSASTTTKKPLVFLGAPQVSAIVLDTLLNASASPHSLFEVAAIVTQPPARRDRGKKLALSPLATHALDRGFSPDLIFTPDKAGDDVFLSNLKALQPHLCITAAYGNILPTKFLDIPPLGTVNIHPSMLPLYRGAAPVQRALQDGVKETGVSLAFTVRALDAGPIIATETIQVDDQIKAPDLLELLFHKGSELLIRELPSILDGSAILKAQPQDDSKATLAPKINSDESWLSFDEEAYVLHNKVRAFSGWPGTRARVLVVEKNGEQKTLDIKIITTRLSSHESVQFNEADDVAFVDGALLFPCGRGTTIEVLEVQLPGKKAVNAAAFWNGLRGQKLKKL